A genomic region of Nerophis lumbriciformis linkage group LG28, RoL_Nlum_v2.1, whole genome shotgun sequence contains the following coding sequences:
- the LOC133571093 gene encoding inhibin beta B chain-like → MTCWLLRLALLLTCVLSGRATPAPSSSATAGAARPAATRESCASCGVSHPQDAESAGRLDADFVEAVKRHILSRLQMRRRPNITHPLPKAAMVTALRKLHAGKLREDGGVEIPDLDGHPMDNHVLEESSEIISFAEKDDLVTSKSSLFFLISSEGNQNLHVTQATLWLYFKLQPQPLEVRSRRKVTVKVYYQEPGLGSKWNLVEKQVELKRSGWHTFILTDAVRLVFEQGDRRQNLDVRCEGCEAGGVTPVLLNRNDESHRPFLVVQARQVDAKHRIRKRGLECDGSSSLCCRQQFYIDFRLIGWNDWIIAPSGYFGNYCEGNCPAYMAGVPSSASSFHTAVVNQYRMRGMSPGSMNSCCIPTRLSTMSMLYFDDEYNIVKRDVPNMIVEECGCA, encoded by the exons ATGACTTGTTGGCTCCTCCGACTGGCTCTGCTCTTGACTTGCGTCCTCTCCGGCCGCGCCACGCCGGCGCCCAGCAGCAGCGCCACCGCGGGGGCGGCGCGCCCAGCAGCCACCCGGGAGAGCTGCGCGTCCTGCGGCGTCAGTCACCCGCAGGACGCGGAGTCTGCGGGGCGGCTGGACGCGGACTTCGTGGAGGCGGTGAAGAGGCACATCCTGAGCAGGCTGCAGATGCGCCGGCGGCCCAACATCACGCACCCGCTGCCCAAGGCTGCCATGGTGACGGCGCTGCGGAAGCTGCACGCCGGCAAGCTGCGGGAGGACGGCGGGGTGGAGATCCCCGACTTGGACGGACACCCGATGGACAACCACGTTCTGGAGGAGAGCTCGGAGATCATCAGCTTTGCAGAAAAAG ATGATCTGGTGACCTCCAAGTCCAGTTTGTTCTTTCTGATCTCCAGCGAGGGAAACCAGAACCTCCACGTGACGCAGGCGACCCTCTGGCTCTACTTTAAGCTGCAACCTCAGCCTCTGGAGGTGCGATCCAGGCGCAAGGTGACGGTGAAAGTGTATTACCAGGAACCGGGCCTTGGCAGCAAGTGGAACCTGGTGGAGAAGCAGGTGGAGCTGAAGCGGAGCGGGTGGCACACCTTCATATTGACTGATGCTGTGCGGTTAGTGTTTGAGCAGGGCGACCGCCGTCAAAACCTGGACGTGCGCTGTGAGGGCTGTGAGGCAGGCGGCGTCACGCCCGTACTCCTGAACCGCAATGACGAGTCGCACCGGCCCTTCTTGGTGGTTCAGGCACGGCAGGTGGACGCCAAGCATCGCATTCGGAAGAGAGGACTGGAATGCGACGGCAGCAGCAGCCTGTGCTGCCGCCAGCAGTTCTACATCGACTTTCGACTTATAGGCTGGAACGACTGGATCATTGCACCGTCGGGTTACTTTGGGAACTACTGTGAAGGGAACTGCCCCGCCTACATGGCGGGTGTGCCCAGCTCGGCGTCGTCCTTTCACACGGCGGTGGTAAACCAGTACCGCATGCGCGGGATGAGCCCCGGCTCTATGAACTCCTGCTGCATCCCGACCAGACTAAGCACCATGTCCATGCTCTATTTTGATGACGAGTACAACATTGTCAAGCGGGACGTTCCCAACATGATTGTAGAGGAGTGCGGCTGCGCTTGA